One Herbaspirillum rubrisubalbicans genomic window carries:
- a CDS encoding HlyD family type I secretion periplasmic adaptor subunit: protein MTLSLKPGTGHGIASRSKGFMRRVAPRLDRRLGELQAMPRPRLAVLTCAALLVLLVVWSIFAPIDMVVRGSGRIVASEHNQVIQHLEGGIVSAILVREGAVVKKGQTLISIADVRANADLGEGRVKILGLRAKIARLSAEASGAASLQMPADLDHDDPAVQSEQAAFAARSAKLMQELSVLREQAAQRQAELGEAISRQKSQASELDLAQRQYKLIHNMLERSAASQLEDIQAAARVQDAQSKLAANDAMIPRLKAAIAESQAKMGEAASRFRSDARTELTAAETELARLQEEIKSRNDRVSRSEVKAPMDGVVNRVMINTVGGVVRPGDPIIEMTPSDDKLVIEARISPTDRAELVPGARARVKVSAYDYGVYGAMEGVVTEISADTVPDDNNPRGERSYRIKIAVQRGDHALQRKLALMPGMTASADIIVGRRTVWQYLMSPLSRFGQGALREPR from the coding sequence ATGACGCTCTCGCTCAAGCCCGGCACCGGCCACGGGATCGCATCCCGCAGCAAGGGCTTCATGCGCCGCGTGGCGCCGCGCCTGGATCGCCGCCTGGGTGAGCTGCAGGCCATGCCGCGGCCGCGCCTGGCGGTGCTGACCTGCGCGGCCTTATTGGTCTTGCTGGTGGTGTGGTCCATCTTCGCGCCCATCGACATGGTGGTGCGCGGCAGTGGCCGCATCGTTGCCTCTGAACACAATCAGGTCATCCAGCACCTGGAGGGTGGCATCGTCTCGGCCATCCTGGTGCGTGAAGGGGCGGTGGTCAAGAAGGGCCAGACCCTGATCTCGATTGCCGATGTGCGCGCCAATGCCGACCTCGGTGAAGGGCGCGTGAAGATCCTCGGCCTGCGTGCCAAGATCGCCCGCCTGAGTGCGGAAGCCTCGGGTGCTGCCAGCTTGCAGATGCCCGCCGACCTGGATCACGACGACCCCGCCGTGCAGAGCGAGCAGGCCGCCTTTGCCGCGCGCTCGGCCAAGCTCATGCAGGAACTGTCGGTGCTGCGCGAACAGGCGGCCCAGCGCCAGGCCGAACTGGGCGAGGCCATCAGCCGCCAGAAGAGCCAGGCCAGCGAACTGGATCTGGCCCAGCGCCAGTACAAGCTGATCCACAACATGCTCGAACGCAGCGCCGCTTCGCAACTGGAAGACATCCAGGCCGCCGCCCGCGTGCAGGATGCGCAGAGCAAGCTGGCCGCCAACGATGCCATGATCCCGCGCCTGAAGGCGGCCATTGCCGAATCGCAGGCCAAGATGGGCGAGGCTGCCTCACGCTTCCGCTCCGACGCCCGCACCGAACTGACCGCCGCCGAAACCGAACTGGCGCGCCTGCAGGAAGAGATCAAGTCGCGCAATGACCGGGTCTCCCGCTCCGAGGTCAAGGCGCCGATGGATGGCGTGGTCAACCGCGTCATGATCAATACCGTGGGCGGCGTGGTGCGCCCGGGCGACCCCATCATCGAGATGACCCCGAGCGACGACAAGCTGGTCATCGAAGCCCGCATCTCGCCCACCGACCGGGCCGAACTGGTGCCTGGGGCGCGCGCCCGGGTCAAGGTCTCGGCCTATGACTATGGCGTCTATGGCGCCATGGAGGGCGTGGTCACCGAGATCAGCGCCGACACCGTACCGGACGACAACAACCCGCGCGGCGAACGCAGCTATCGCATCAAGATCGCCGTGCAGCGTGGCGACCATGCGTTGCAGCGCAAGCTGGCCCTGATGCCTGGCATGACCGCCAGCGCCGACATCATCGTCGGTCGCCGCACGGTGTGGCAGTACCTGATGTCACCGCTGTCGCGCTTCGGCCAGGGTGCCCTGCGGGAGCCGCGATGA
- a CDS encoding OmpA family protein encodes MEGGKEQNFWPGFVDALSNVVLVMIFVVVVFVVTLFYYSQKLAQMKVSKLISQGQAQVVGESKAKKTDTIATADSTSTNSAETAREREKAQEIEQLKREVASLKAKLAAPPLQSDNGSLRSDAAPSSPNAIQVKTEPNDKPVAPGLRIDANEKAVTLNFDADSTQLNEEGSRALDKSIGDWVRRAKSSQGKIVVTGVIGSGAYSESRRRAYYRTVAVRNYLIDAGVDKERVTSRVATDENGSGNDARVIVQYQAAAK; translated from the coding sequence ATGGAGGGCGGCAAGGAACAGAATTTCTGGCCCGGCTTCGTGGACGCGCTGTCCAATGTGGTGCTGGTGATGATCTTCGTGGTGGTGGTGTTCGTGGTGACCCTGTTCTACTACTCGCAGAAACTGGCGCAGATGAAGGTCAGCAAGCTGATCTCGCAAGGCCAGGCGCAGGTGGTGGGTGAATCCAAAGCCAAGAAGACCGATACCATCGCCACCGCCGACAGCACCAGCACGAATAGTGCCGAAACGGCGCGCGAGCGCGAAAAGGCGCAGGAGATCGAACAGTTGAAGCGCGAAGTGGCCAGCCTCAAGGCCAAGCTGGCCGCGCCGCCGCTGCAATCCGACAACGGCAGCCTGCGCAGCGATGCCGCGCCGTCCAGCCCCAATGCGATCCAGGTCAAGACCGAACCCAACGACAAGCCAGTGGCGCCGGGCCTGCGCATCGACGCCAATGAAAAGGCCGTCACCCTCAACTTCGATGCCGATTCCACCCAGTTGAATGAAGAGGGCAGTCGTGCGCTCGACAAGAGCATCGGTGACTGGGTGCGCCGCGCCAAGTCCAGCCAGGGCAAGATCGTGGTCACCGGCGTGATCGGCAGTGGCGCCTACAGCGAGAGCCGGCGCCGCGCCTACTATCGCACCGTGGCGGTGCGCAACTACCTGATCGACGCTGGCGTGGACAAGGAGCGCGTCACCAGCCGCGTGGCCACCGATGAAAACGGCAGTGGCAACGATGCCCGCGTGATCGTGCAATACCAGGCCGCAGCAAAATGA
- the htpG gene encoding molecular chaperone HtpG has protein sequence MASEKQTMGFQAEVKQLLQLMIHSLYSNKEIFLRELVSNASDAADKLRFEAINNGSLFEDDPELKIKISFDKAARTITISDNGIGMNRDEAISHLGTIAKSGTKEFFSRLSGDQQKDAALIGQFGVGFYSGFIIADRITVETRRAGTPASEGVRWESEGAGDFSIEQIDKPGRGTDIILHLREGEDEFLSSWQLKSIIRKYSDHISLPILMNKEEWDEEKKETVQKDELETVNQASALWTRSKSDITPEQYEEFYKHVSHDFGAPLAYTHNRVEGRSEYTQLLYIPARAPFDLWDRNKRGGIKLYVKRVFIMDDAEQLMPVYLRFVKGVIDSADLPLNVSREILQESRDVRAIRDGSAKRVLSLLEELANSEEQAQKDKYTTFWTEFGQVLKEGIGEDAANKERIAKLLRFASTHNDSDVQNVALADYVGRMKEGQDKIYYVTAETYQAAKNSPHLEIFRKKGVEVLLLTDRVDEWMLSFLTEFEGKELASVAKGGLDLGKLENEAEKKQHEETQAEYKELVEKMKTALGDKAKEVRVTFRLTDSPACLVADENELSGNLVRMLKAAGQAAPESKPTLEINPDHPLVQRLKYEEARFDDWSHILYDQALLAEGGALADPASFVKRLNDMLLAMAAK, from the coding sequence ATGGCATCCGAAAAACAGACCATGGGCTTCCAGGCCGAAGTCAAGCAACTGCTGCAGTTGATGATCCACTCGCTGTATTCGAACAAGGAAATCTTCCTGCGCGAGCTGGTCTCCAATGCTTCCGATGCGGCCGACAAGCTGCGCTTCGAAGCCATCAACAATGGCAGCCTGTTCGAGGACGACCCGGAACTGAAGATCAAGATCAGCTTCGACAAGGCAGCGCGCACCATCACCATTTCCGACAACGGCATCGGCATGAACCGTGACGAGGCCATCTCGCATCTGGGCACCATCGCCAAGTCGGGCACCAAGGAATTCTTCTCGCGCCTGTCGGGCGACCAGCAAAAGGATGCCGCCCTGATCGGCCAGTTCGGCGTGGGCTTCTATTCCGGCTTCATCATCGCCGACCGCATCACGGTCGAGACGCGTCGTGCCGGCACCCCGGCTTCCGAAGGCGTGCGCTGGGAATCCGAAGGCGCGGGCGACTTCTCCATCGAGCAGATCGACAAGCCGGGCCGTGGCACCGACATCATCCTGCACCTGCGCGAAGGCGAAGATGAATTCCTCTCCTCGTGGCAACTGAAGTCCATCATCCGCAAGTATTCCGACCACATCTCCCTGCCCATCCTGATGAACAAGGAAGAATGGGACGAAGAGAAGAAGGAAACCGTGCAGAAGGACGAGCTGGAAACGGTCAACCAGGCCAGCGCCCTGTGGACCCGCAGCAAGTCGGACATCACGCCCGAACAATATGAAGAGTTCTACAAGCATGTCTCGCACGACTTCGGCGCCCCGCTGGCCTACACCCACAACCGTGTGGAAGGCCGCAGCGAATACACCCAACTGCTCTACATCCCGGCGCGCGCCCCGTTCGACCTGTGGGATCGCAACAAGCGCGGCGGCATCAAGCTGTACGTCAAGCGCGTGTTCATCATGGACGATGCCGAGCAGTTGATGCCGGTGTACCTGCGCTTCGTCAAGGGCGTGATCGATTCGGCCGACCTGCCGCTGAACGTCTCGCGCGAAATCCTGCAGGAGTCGCGCGACGTGCGCGCCATCCGCGACGGTTCGGCCAAGCGCGTGCTGAGCCTGCTGGAAGAGCTGGCCAATAGCGAAGAGCAAGCGCAGAAGGACAAGTACACCACCTTCTGGACCGAATTCGGCCAGGTGTTGAAGGAAGGTATCGGCGAGGATGCAGCCAACAAGGAACGCATCGCCAAGCTGCTGCGCTTTGCCTCCACCCACAATGACAGCGATGTGCAGAATGTTGCGCTGGCCGATTACGTGGGTCGCATGAAGGAAGGCCAGGACAAGATCTACTACGTCACCGCCGAGACCTACCAGGCCGCCAAGAACAGCCCGCACCTGGAAATCTTCCGCAAGAAGGGTGTGGAAGTGCTGCTGCTGACCGACCGCGTGGATGAGTGGATGCTGTCCTTCCTGACCGAGTTCGAAGGCAAGGAACTGGCGTCGGTCGCCAAGGGTGGGCTGGACCTGGGCAAGCTGGAAAACGAAGCCGAGAAGAAGCAGCACGAAGAAACCCAGGCCGAGTACAAGGAGCTGGTCGAGAAGATGAAGACCGCCCTGGGTGACAAGGCCAAGGAGGTGCGCGTGACCTTCCGCCTGACCGATTCCCCGGCTTGCCTGGTGGCCGATGAAAATGAACTGTCCGGCAATCTGGTGCGCATGTTGAAGGCCGCTGGTCAAGCGGCGCCGGAGTCCAAGCCTACCCTGGAAATCAACCCGGACCACCCGCTGGTGCAGCGTCTGAAATATGAAGAAGCGCGCTTCGATGACTGGTCGCACATCCTCTACGACCAGGCTCTGCTGGCCGAAGGCGGTGCACTGGCTGACCCGGCCAGCTTCGTCAAGCGTCTCAACGACATGCTGCTGGCCATGGCTGCGAAGTAA
- a CDS encoding ATP-binding cassette domain-containing protein — translation MNASQPVHIDQPQALQDLRSDPSYLTLLRAYGSRFVEIIVAGVLVNLLGLLLPLYSRLIYDKVLGNHIPETLWALTLGMLLFIALELMLRVIRVYYTEQLAGRLDGEFDEVSARRLLTAKVQAPVGVVLARYRDLSAARDLLSSNYMLLLVDLPFLVLYLVVLGLIGGHMVWVLLVGGGLLVGLQLLLKVPANDYAHAAMKAGTGKIDKLASIVYGMETLKTTPLQDRLMRAFLIDAATNAVAQAKSRFWVNTSYAVSSVGYTLVSVATLVVGVYLVEENLLTVGALIACSLLISRATTVLSSLAALLGRIEMFRRARAEFDQLFEDQPQRASADVLRQEMRGLIQVGNLLLHLDKKENPTLKNVSLTIQPGEKVGIVGRSGSGKSTLLRALAGLHHPDEGHVLIDGVAVTAYAPEVRMRCIGFKPQEPFLFDGTVAANIFIGDRVPGQVYEAALAVSSLDDLIARGELRLDQAIKAPGNLSGGQRQMVALARVIAATPRVLLLDEPTTGVDQQSEARIIERLVAYAGNRTLVVATHSPALLRHVERIIVIDGGRIVADGPRDQILQ, via the coding sequence ATGAACGCCAGTCAACCAGTCCACATCGATCAGCCGCAAGCCCTGCAGGACTTGCGCTCGGACCCGTCTTACCTGACGCTGCTGCGCGCCTATGGCAGCCGCTTCGTGGAAATCATCGTGGCCGGGGTGCTGGTGAACCTGCTGGGCTTGCTGCTGCCGCTGTATTCGCGGCTGATCTACGACAAGGTACTGGGCAACCACATCCCCGAAACGCTCTGGGCGCTGACCCTGGGCATGTTGCTCTTCATCGCACTGGAACTGATGTTGCGCGTCATCCGCGTGTACTACACCGAGCAACTGGCCGGGCGCCTGGATGGCGAATTCGACGAAGTCTCGGCACGTCGCCTGTTGACCGCCAAGGTGCAGGCGCCGGTGGGTGTGGTGCTGGCGCGCTATCGCGATCTTTCGGCTGCACGCGATCTGCTCTCTTCCAACTACATGCTGCTGCTGGTGGACCTGCCTTTCCTGGTGCTCTATCTGGTGGTGCTGGGCTTGATCGGTGGCCACATGGTGTGGGTGCTGCTGGTGGGCGGTGGCTTGCTGGTGGGGCTGCAACTGTTGTTGAAGGTGCCTGCCAATGATTACGCCCATGCCGCCATGAAGGCCGGTACCGGCAAGATCGACAAGCTGGCCAGCATCGTCTATGGCATGGAAACCTTGAAGACCACGCCGCTACAGGATCGCCTCATGCGCGCCTTCCTGATCGATGCCGCGACCAACGCCGTGGCCCAGGCCAAGAGCCGCTTCTGGGTCAATACCAGCTATGCCGTCTCCTCGGTGGGCTACACCTTGGTCTCGGTGGCCACGCTGGTGGTGGGGGTCTATCTGGTGGAAGAGAACTTGCTGACGGTGGGTGCGCTCATTGCCTGTTCGCTGCTCATCAGTCGCGCCACCACGGTGCTCTCTTCACTGGCTGCGCTGCTGGGCCGTATCGAGATGTTCCGCCGCGCCCGCGCCGAGTTCGACCAGTTGTTCGAGGACCAGCCGCAGCGCGCCAGCGCCGATGTGCTGCGCCAGGAAATGCGCGGCCTGATCCAGGTCGGCAACCTCTTGCTGCATCTGGACAAGAAAGAAAATCCAACCCTCAAGAACGTCTCGCTGACCATCCAGCCGGGCGAGAAGGTCGGCATCGTCGGTCGCTCCGGTTCCGGCAAGTCCACATTGCTGCGCGCGCTGGCCGGGCTGCACCATCCCGATGAAGGCCATGTCCTCATCGATGGCGTGGCCGTGACTGCTTATGCGCCCGAGGTGCGGATGCGCTGCATCGGCTTCAAGCCCCAGGAACCCTTCCTTTTCGATGGCACGGTGGCGGCCAACATCTTCATCGGCGACCGCGTGCCGGGCCAGGTGTACGAGGCCGCGCTGGCGGTGTCTTCGCTGGACGACCTGATTGCGCGTGGCGAGCTGCGCCTGGACCAGGCCATCAAGGCACCCGGCAACCTCTCCGGTGGCCAGCGCCAGATGGTGGCATTGGCGCGCGTGATCGCGGCCACCCCGCGCGTGTTGCTGCTGGATGAACCCACCACCGGTGTGGACCAGCAAAGCGAGGCCCGCATCATCGAGCGGCTGGTGGCCTATGCCGGCAACCGCACGCTGGTGGTGGCCACGCACAGTCCAGCGCTGTTGCGCCACGTAGAGCGCATCATCGTCATCGATGGTGGACGCATCGTGGCCGATGGGCCGCGCGACCAGATTTTGCAGTAA
- a CDS encoding TolC family protein, giving the protein MALMIVLKSKRFVLAVSLGLAAHPAAVVWAADKLSPSGEAAVSGQAQPVRLDNTLDTPPQIRLGADPAGPSATDYRLPGLPADTPASSAQDEILLLLRQSDPDFSGNRIALPQISIVTEGETVPDLTLRSVLDLALGNSYSFAATAAQADQARYAAKATAGQLGPTLDLRAQKGNEYSSPSSVLDPNTGQIQRASYHKRWDVTLIGRQPIFAPGSYYDYRKSSSLADAADLRRDDARENLYYNAIKAYYDVMRAYATLSFSRSYAQRMGSLLDYMSKRLEGGGASRIDFERVRGRSLTAQSAVAEAEGALESAMVSLNQITGRKIEQIEVPDHMMPVVPDTSKLALQDIYETNPGVRAARRDVDAANLELKSARAKFSPTLAVEWTQTKTRGAGGAIDTTDNSLQLTTDRRLMMVVTMNLLNGGSDVYYSKQAGAKYVEKSNTALDLERKLREQIEINYRTLGAVRKRMEISRQAYLTNANVADVFLEQLSTGSKQLLDVLDAYQQAYQARMDFANLLFQQADISYQILRNTGRASALETLPTRASNKTGE; this is encoded by the coding sequence ATGGCGTTGATGATAGTTCTCAAAAGCAAGCGTTTCGTACTCGCAGTGTCACTCGGGCTGGCCGCGCATCCTGCGGCGGTGGTGTGGGCTGCGGACAAGTTGTCGCCTTCGGGCGAGGCGGCCGTATCAGGCCAGGCCCAGCCGGTCAGGCTGGACAATACCTTGGATACGCCGCCGCAGATCCGGCTGGGCGCCGATCCGGCCGGGCCGTCGGCTACCGATTACCGTTTGCCGGGTTTGCCGGCCGACACCCCTGCGTCGTCGGCCCAGGATGAGATCCTGTTGCTGTTGCGCCAGTCCGATCCAGACTTTTCCGGTAACCGGATTGCCCTGCCGCAGATCAGCATCGTCACCGAAGGAGAGACGGTGCCTGACCTGACCCTGCGCAGCGTGCTCGATCTGGCGCTGGGCAACAGCTACAGCTTTGCCGCCACCGCCGCCCAGGCCGACCAGGCTCGTTACGCGGCCAAGGCCACCGCCGGGCAGTTGGGACCGACTCTGGATCTGCGGGCGCAGAAGGGCAATGAATATTCCTCGCCGTCATCGGTGCTGGACCCCAACACCGGTCAGATCCAGCGCGCTTCCTACCACAAGCGCTGGGACGTAACCCTGATCGGCCGTCAGCCCATCTTCGCGCCCGGCTCCTACTACGACTACCGCAAGTCCAGCTCGCTGGCCGACGCCGCCGACCTGCGTCGCGACGATGCCCGCGAAAACCTGTACTACAACGCCATCAAGGCGTATTACGACGTCATGCGCGCCTATGCCACGCTGTCGTTCTCGCGCAGCTATGCGCAGCGTATGGGCAGTTTGCTGGATTACATGAGCAAGCGCCTGGAAGGCGGTGGCGCCAGTCGCATCGACTTCGAACGCGTGCGCGGCCGCTCGCTGACCGCCCAATCGGCGGTGGCCGAGGCCGAGGGCGCGCTGGAAAGCGCCATGGTGAGCCTGAATCAGATCACCGGCCGCAAGATCGAGCAGATCGAAGTGCCGGATCACATGATGCCGGTGGTGCCCGACACCTCCAAACTGGCCCTGCAGGATATCTACGAGACCAATCCCGGCGTGCGTGCAGCGCGGCGCGATGTCGATGCCGCCAACCTGGAGCTCAAGTCGGCGCGCGCCAAGTTCTCGCCCACGCTGGCCGTGGAATGGACCCAGACCAAGACCCGCGGGGCGGGCGGGGCCATCGATACTACCGACAACAGCCTGCAACTGACCACCGACCGGCGCCTGATGATGGTGGTCACCATGAACCTGCTCAATGGCGGCTCCGACGTGTACTACAGCAAGCAGGCCGGCGCCAAGTACGTGGAAAAGAGCAATACCGCGCTGGACCTGGAACGCAAGTTGCGAGAGCAGATCGAGATCAACTACCGCACCTTGGGCGCGGTGAGAAAGCGCATGGAAATCTCGCGCCAGGCCTATCTCACCAATGCCAACGTGGCCGATGTCTTCCTGGAGCAGCTCTCCACCGGCAGCAAGCAATTGCTCGACGTGCTGGATGCCTACCAGCAGGCCTACCAGGCACGCATGGATTTTGCCAACCTGCTGTTCCAGCAGGCCGACATCAGTTACCAGATCCTGCGCAACACCGGTCGCGCCTCGGCACTGGAAACCCTGCCCACGCGGGCGTCAAACAAGACGGGGGAATGA